A section of the Drosophila sechellia strain sech25 chromosome 3L, ASM438219v1, whole genome shotgun sequence genome encodes:
- the LOC6610340 gene encoding Golgi-associated plant pathogenesis-related protein 1: MSIKIILFLIAIECNQTFGIGLRSLILEAHNRRRAKYGNQPMVLDEDLCTECSEYAEEIVRNDGVYRENYLEYLYATGPVTGKHLQIVCVFRDALPRECVRIWFHYRGFAENTKYYRFTAMIWNASTRLGVGLGRIQETRYLVVRYAPPGNVLGEMASNVPKRPTTFWDSEHISGDHGSESTVRITFARNGVHNIFGNWLSFVTTLLNLYLCGTSRIL, from the exons ATGagcataaaaattattttgtttttaatcgCCATCGAG TGCAACCAGACATTCGGCATAGGTCTTCGTTCCTTAATCCTGGAGGCTCACAATCGAAGGAGGGCCAAGTACGGAAATCAGCCGATGGTTCTGGACGAAGATCTCTGTACAGAGTGCTCAGAATACGCAGAG GAAATAGTCAGGAATGATGGTGTTTACAGAGAGAACTACTTGGAATACCTATACGCAACGGGCCCAGTAACAGGCAAGCACCTTCAAATCGTGTGCGTTTTCCGGGATGCCTTGCCTAGAGAATGTGTTCGAATTTGGTTTCATTACCGAGGCTTCGCCGAGAACACAAAGTATTACAGGTTTACGGCCATGATATGGAACGCCTCCACCAGGCTTGGCGTTGGACTAGGGAGAAT ACAAGAAACGCGATACCTAGTAGTGCGGTATGCTCCTCCTGGAAACGTTTTGGGAGAGATGGCGTCCAATGTTCCCAAGCGACCGACAACGTTTTGGGATTCAGAACACATTAGCGGTGACCATGGGTCTGAGTCCACAGTTCGCATAACATTTGCTCGCAATGGCGTCCACAACATTTTTGGTAACTGGCTGTCTTTCGTAACGA
- the LOC6610341 gene encoding choline-phosphate cytidylyltransferase A gives MATSSILAKSTINSTSPPATPSSSASPGSTLTTRKRTYEIAIAMPSSTASSSATKVSEVQDQRTNSPGKSKSRSGQLESVLVVGEGASEPTTSATTLRDSTRTISQSDADDGGEAAAAEDLLPPQSDYLNGVKRKYVPQQQASPNHRVVPASTSQQFFSGASDFATICKPAPYSHDEEAMLERDRCDYTQRITYQMARSGQTTRRVRVYADGIYDLFHQGHARQLMQAKNIFPNVYLIVGVCNDELTHRMKGRTVMNGFERYEGVRHCRYVDEIVQNAPWTLSDEFIADNKIDFVAHDDIPYVTDGMDDIYAPLKARGMFVATERTEGVSTSDIVARIVKDYDLYVRRNLARGYSAKELNVSFLSEKKFRLQNKMDELKSRGKRELSKVKVDIITKWEEKSREFIDTFLLLFGRENLNHLWNESKGKLLQALSPPGSPSGSVNGDDTEGGEDYSETIDEYLEMAEKLSGGSGSGSSGSLNGKQRPKQKRSSLARRSYQSLQSRSPDLEADGDEDADAEYARRSD, from the exons ATGGCCACCTCATCGATACTCGCCAAAAGCACAATTAACAGCACATCGCCACCGGCCAcgcccagcagcagcgccTCCCCCGGCTCCACACTGACCACCCGGAAGCGGACCTACGAGATAGCCATTGCCATGCCCTCGTCCACCGCCTCCAGCAGCGCCACAAAGGTATCGGAAGTCCAGGATCAGCGCACAAACAGTCCCGGCAAGTCCAAGAGCCGGTCCGGCCAACTGGAGAGCGTCCTGGTGGTCGGCGAGGGAGCCAGCGAGCCCACTACCTCGGCCACCACCCTGCGGGACAGCACACGCACCATCTCACAGAGCGACGCCGACGATGGCGGCGAAGCGGCAGCCGCCGAGGACCTGCTGCCCCCACAGTCGGATTACCTCAACGGCGTCAAGCGGAAGTACGTCCCGCAGCAGCAGGCGTCGCCGAATCACCGGGTGGTGCCCGCATCCACCTCGCAGCAATTCTTCAGCGGAGCCTCCGATTTTGCT ACAATTTGCAAGCCGGCGCCCTACTCTCACGACGAGGAGGCCATGCTGGAGCGGGATAGGTGTGACTACACTCAGAGGATCACCTACCAAATGGCCCGATCCGGACAGACGACCCGCAGGGTGAGGGTCTACGCCGATGGCATCTACGATCTGTTCCACCAGGGCCACGCCCGCCAACTAATGCAGGCCAAGAATATCTTTCCCAACGTGTACTTAATTGTGGGCGTGTGCAACGATGAGCTCACCCACCGCATGAAGGGTCGCACCGTGATGAACGGCTTCGAGCGATACGAGGGAGTGCGTCATTGCCGCTATGTGGACGAG ATCGTCCAGAATGCGCCATGGACTCTGTCCGATGAATTCATCGCCGACAACAAAATCGACTTTGTGGCCCACGACGACATTCCGTATGTAACCGATGGCATGGACGACATCTATGCTCCACTCAAGGCGCGCGGCATGTTCGTGGCCACAGAGCGCACTGAGGGCGTGTCCACCTCGGACATCGTGGCCCGGATCGTCAAGGATTACGATCTGTACGTGCGTCGTAATCTGGCCAGAGGCTATTCGGCCAAGGAACTCAATGTGTCCTTCCTGTCCGAGAAGAAGTTCCGGCTGCAGAACAAGATGGACGAGCTGAAGTCGCGCGGCAAGCGCGAGCTGAGCAAGGTGAAGGTGGACATCATCACCAAGTGGGAGGAGAAGTCGCGCGAGTTCATCGACACCTTCCTGCTACTGTTCGGACGTGAGAACCTGAATCACTTGTGGAACGAGTCGAAGGGCAAGCTTCTGCAGGCACTCAGTCCGCCGGGCAGTCCGTCGGGATCCGTGAACGGTGATGACACGGAGGGCGGCGAGGACTACAGCGAAACTATTGACGAGTACTTGGAAATGGCCGAGAAGTTGAGCGggggcagcggcagcggcagcagtggATCGCTGAACGGCAAACAGAGGCCGAAGCAGAAGCGCTCCTCGCTGGCCCGCCGCAGTTACCAGAGTCTGCAGAGCCGATCACCCGACCTGGAAGCGGATGGGGacgaggatgcggatgcggagtACGCGCGGCGCAGCGATTGA
- the LOC6610342 gene encoding choline-phosphate cytidylyltransferase A yields the protein MDRMPEEDDVSPVSTAPATPTPPPFKMLPLIMDFEDFSICQPAPFSYDDKAMLELERCDYTQRITYHMARAGKTTRRVRVYADGIYDLFHQGHARQLMQAKNVFPNVYLIVGVCNDELTLRMKGRTVMNGFERYEGVRHCRYVDEIVPNAPWTLNEEFIEEHKIDFVAHDDIPYGAGGVNDIYAPLKAKGMFVATERTEGVSTSDIVARIVKDYDVYVRRNLARGYSAKELNVSFLSEKKFRLQNKMDELKTRGKRELTKVKVDIITKWEEKSREFIDAFLLLFGRERLNTFWNESKGRIIQALSPPGSPNGSVNGDDPDATDDLDSEDEYMELPPDYGSASCGSLSRKLKRPDKVNASANLNYSEQPEQRDVVNERRSD from the exons aTGGACAGAATGCCGGAAGAGGACGACGTATCCCCAGTGTCGACGGCTCCTGCCACGCCGACACCGCCGCCGTTTAAGATGCTACCGCTTATTATGGACTTTGAGGATTTT AGCATTTGCCAGCCTGCGCCTTTCTCGTACGATGACAAGGCCATGCTGGAGCTCGAGAGATGCGACTACACACAGAGAATCACCTATCATATGGCCAGAGCTGGGAAGACGACGCGCAGGGTGCGGGTCTATGCAGATGGCATATATGATCTGTTCCACCAGGGCCATGCCCGCCAACTGATGCAGGCCAAGAATGTGTTTCCCAACGTCTATCTCATCGTGGGCGTGTGCAATGATGAGCTGACCCTCAGGATGAAGGGACGCACGGTCATGAATGGATTCGAGCGCTACGAGGGAGTGCGTCACTGCCGCTACGTGGATGAG ATCGTTCCGAATGCTCCGTGGACGCTAAATGAGGAGTTTATCGAGGAGCACAAGATTGACTTTGTGGCCCACGATGACATACCCTATGGAGCTGGCGGAGTCAACGACATATATGCTCCACTCAAAGCGAAGGGAATGTTCGTGGCCACCGAGCGCACTGAGGGCGTGTCCACGTCGGACATTGTGGCCCGAATCGTGAAGGACTACGATGTATATGTGCGCAGGAACCTGGCCAGAGGCTACTCAGCCAAGGAGCTCAACGTCTCCTTTCTCTCCGAGAAGAAATTCCGTCTGCAGAACAAGATGGACGAGCTGAAGACACGAGGCAAGCGGGAACTGACCAAAGTCAAGGTTGACATCATTACCAAGTGGGAGGAGAAGTCGCGCGAGTTCATTGATGCCTTCCTGCTCCTGTTCGGCAGGGAGCGGCTTAACACCTTTTGGAACGAGTCCAAGGGCCGAATCATTCAGGCCCTCAGCCCACCAGGCAGTCCGAATGGCTCCGTAAACGGTGACGATCCAGACGCAACAGACGACTTAGACTCTGAGGATGAGTACATGGAGCTGCCACCAGACTACGGATCCGCTAGTTGCGGATCCCTTAGTCGAAAACTAAAGCGCCCTGATAAGGTGAATGCCTCAGCAAACCTCAATTACTCGGAGCAACCAGAACAAAGGGATGTCGTAAACGAGCGACGCAGCGACTAA
- the LOC6610343 gene encoding RING finger protein 10 encodes MDTNNGSSSKKQSQSSHHGKSSSAESQRKSSELHTNSNKQRHSRRRNQVPTPRNDQQQQPQQPAKLRPNVDKRPKARGFGGGYDFPSPRGQDGASGSSRLAYSANGYSRSGDFDHELNSVYTQGSKKQNLNHLLNFHCVPRELERGHHHQAQQHHGLSGRKQRYNKEQFLQANFQFVIRSGAKAQVNGSPDALIDWSYIEQINIQTTEELQCPICLYPPVAAKLTRCGHAYCWPCLLHYLSLSDKTWRKCPICYDAIHAGDLKSCTIQQLRDLQVGEKITFQLMRRRKGSMYIEKHVAGLGETIERFPFVSAGEEAKHYSKFLIAKRMDVAAIIERERCELLAESDTSCPEDVFIQQALVMLQERGEKLGLEKPDPREDEDETAPVLCLETETKIDIEKSDDASISSGEASSSLSYSSNHNKYYYFYQSNDGQNIYLHPLNVKMLQACYGTLDLGPLLIEAQIVQMEQHSMDEEHRRKFTCLGHLPLTCQFSVVEVELQPPVVSGGILKLFKEDILHRKKERQRRDREERKREQHINEINDRQMGKLIASAANLDLSSSHEFPTCGFEEALPAPSGSVPVNISNQDHGSRYSSVTLGSPKQELWPTIGSNSPGGAGPSLDIQVGAWGRSAPPPPRAVMVPRTSDEDLEQRSVGHWGLGELLVGALDQKKQKVGAAKSNGPAPAESKKQKKAKGKKMVPLFATGMNRAP; translated from the exons ATGGACAccaacaacggcagcagcagcaagaagCAGTCTCAGTCCTCTCATCATGGCAAGTCCTCGTCTGCTGAATCGCAAAGGAAGTCCAGTG AGTTACataccaacagcaacaagcaGCGACACAGCCGTCGAAGGAATCAGGTTCCCACACCGCGCAACgatcagcaacaacagccacaGCAGCCAGCGAAGCTACGTCCCAATGTGGACAAGCGTCCGAAGGCTCGCGGGTTTGGAGGGGGTTACGATTTCCCTTCACCCCGTGGCCAGGACGGGGCTTCAGGCAGCTCCCGACTAGCCTACTCCGCCAACGGCTACTCACGTAGCGGTGACTTTGACCATGAACTGAACTCTGTGTATACACAGGGCAGCAAGAAGCAGAATCTGAACCATCTGCTCAACTTCCACTGCGTGCCCAGGGAACTGGAGCGAGGACATCACCATCAGGCCCAGCAACACCACGGCTTGAGTGGCCGAAAGCAGCGCTACAACAAGGAGCAGTTCTTGCAGGCCAACTTTCAGTTCGTCATTAGATCGGGGGCAAAGGCTCAGGTTAATGGCTCGCCCGATGCACTCATCGATTGGAGCTACATCGAGCAGATCAACATACAGACCACTGAGGAGTTGCAGTGCCCCATCTGCCTGTACCCGCCTGTGGCTGCCAAGCTCACCAGATGCGGACACGCCTACTGTTGGCCTTGCTTGCTGCACTATCTTTCGCTGAGCGACAAAACCTGGCGCAAGTGCCCGATCTGCTATGACGCCATCCACGCGGGAGATCTGAAGAGCTGCACCATCCAACAGCTGAGGGACTTGCAAGTGGGCGAGAAGATTACCTTCCAGTTGATGCGGCGCCGCAAGGGCTCAATGTACATTGAAAAGCATGTTGCAGGATTGGGCGAAACAATTGAACGTTTCCCCTTTGTGTCCGCTGGTGAAGAGGCTAAACACTACTCGAAGTTTCTAATAGCGAAGCGGATGGATGTGGCCGCCATCATCGAGAGGGAGCGTTGCGAACTGCTAGCCGAATCGGATACCTCCTGCCCCGAAGATGTGTTTATCCAGCAAGCGCTGGTGATGCTTCAGGAGCGTGGCGAGAAGTTGGGACTCGAGAAACCAGATCCCAGAGAGGATGAAGACGAGACGGCACCTGTACTTTGCCTAGAAACCGAGACCAAGATTGATATTGAGAAGTCAGACGATGCCTCCATCTCGTCGGGAGAGGCATCCAGCAGCCTTAGCTACTCGAGCAACCATAATAAATACTATTATTTCTACCAGTCAAACGACGGACAGAATATTTACTTGCATCCCTTGAACGTGAAGATGCTTCAGGCTTGCTACGGCACCTTGGACTTGGGTCCGCTACTCATCGAAGCCCAAATCGTGCAGATGGAACAGCACTCCATGGATGAGGAGCATCGCCGCAAGTTCACTTGTCTTGGCCACTTGCCTTTGACTTGTCAGTTTTCGGTTGTGGAAGTCGAACTGCAGCCGCCAGTGGTTTCTGGAGGAATACTCAAGCTATTTAAGG AGGACATTCTTCATCGTAAGAAGGAGCGACAGCGTCGGGATCGCGAGGAGCGCAAACGAGAGCAGCACATCAACGAGATAAATGACCGCCAGATGGGCAAACTTATTGCCAGTGCAGCTAACCTTGACCTAAGCTCCTCCCACGAGTTTCCCACT TGCGGTTTCGAGGAGGCTTTGCCCGCTCCCAGTGGTTCTGTGCCCGTGAACATCAGCAACCAGGACCACGGTTCCCGCTACTCCAGCGTCACTTTGGGCAGTCCCAAGCAGGAGTTGTGGCCCACCATTGGAAGTAATTCTCCTGGAGGAGCTGGCCCGTCATTGGATATTCAGGTGGGCGCTTGGGGCCGTTCAGCTCCACCGCCGCCACGGGCTGTCATGGTCCCAAGAACCAGTGATGAGGACCTGGAACAGCGATCTGTGGGCCACTGGGGTCTGGGAGAACTTTTAGTTGGAGCCTTGGACCAGAAAAAGCAAAAGGTAGGAGCAGCTAAATCCAATGGACCAGCTCCTGCGGAATCCAAGAAGCAAAAGAAGGCCAAGGGAAAGAAGATGGTTCCCCTGTTCGCCACGGGCATGAACAGAGCTCCATGA
- the LOC6610344 gene encoding peroxisome biogenesis factor 10, with amino-acid sequence MDFRNARARQPEIVRSVQKDARYTNELAEDLSDVLRLTGPRNWIKYNQMCRLLAELSYHGFASANNLQTLGEEYTGIIQVDGNYKQIPSRLLQLIAIVLEFGGDSLFQRLMQKLDTYVSNNEEIRPKVKPQLKKIIQKLRQSPSYVKALHKSLFYLDASKYQLSKRTTGINYVLIRHWLQPEFSLYGYKILGVITFLQVTVSLAISGWDAWREHKRQQLESIKQAGKKFLQRSSSAKDLDPNTPQCILCLEPRSNNSLTPCGHIFCWSCLLEWLEERDECPLCRESLKKSQVILLQNYA; translated from the exons ATGGACTTTCGGAACGCCCGGGCCCGGCAGCCGGAGATCGTGAGATCCGTGCAGAAGGATGCACGGTACACCAACGAGCTGGCCGAAGACTTGTCCGATGTCTTGCGCCTCACCGGTCCACGGAACTGGATAAAGTACAACCAGATGTGCAGGCTGCTGGCGGAGCTCAGTTACCACGGATTCGCCTCGGCCAATAACCTTCAGACCCTCGGCGAGGAGTACACGGGGATAATACAGGTGGACGGAAACTACAAGCAGATTCCCAGCAGATTG TTACAACTGATTGCCATTGTCCTGGAGTTTGGAGGCGACTCCCTGTTTCAACGATTGATGCAAAAACTGGATACCTACGTTTCCAACAATGAAGAGATTCGACCCAAGGTCAAGCCGCAGCTAAAGAAGATTATTCAGAAGCTCAGGCAATCTCCCAGCTACGTAAAGGCCCTGCACAAGTCTCTATTCTACTTGGACGCCAGCAAGTACCAGCTGTCCAAGCGCACCACAGGCATCAACTACGTACTAATCCGCCACTGGCTGCAGCCGGAATTCTCGCTGTACGGCTACAAGATACTGGGCGTAATCACTTTCCTGCAGGTCACCGTTTCCTTGGCCATTAGTGGATGGGATGCCTGGCGAGAGCACAAGCGCCAGCAGCTAGAATCAATAAAGCAGGCTGGAAAGAAGTTCCTGCAACGATCTTCGAGTGCAAAAGACTTAGATCCAAACACCCCACAGTGCATTCTTTGCCTGGAGCCACGTTCCAACAACAGTTTGACTCCATGCGGCCACATCTTTTGCTGGAGCTGTCTGCTCGAGTGGCTGGAGGAGCGGGATGAGTGCCCCTTGTGCCGGGAGTCGCTGAAAAAGTCACAAGTGATTTTACTGCAAAACTATGCCTAA